The Hemicordylus capensis ecotype Gifberg chromosome 6, rHemCap1.1.pri, whole genome shotgun sequence genome window below encodes:
- the SPHK2 gene encoding sphingosine kinase 2 isoform X3 has protein sequence MITEADVSFNLIQTERQNHARELVHGISLAEWDGIVAISGDGLLHEVINGLMERPDWEEAIKMPLGILPCGSGNALAAAINCSAGFEQVLGQELLTNCTLLLCHGAVSPLDLVSVTTSSGSRSFSFLSVAWGFISDVDIESEKYRHMGSARFTLGTMVRLASLTTYRGRLSYLPALDRTAHRPILRSITMAANGSLPFQHMPLHRTVSDMGLCEERHTFCFRGVEPADEPIPSPSSPPCSSGFHSSSFNFKTLTEQLISDGKRFQGTNTAMATPTNSSARQMRGPPDDFLAPLDQPVPKSWVTVEDDFVLVLAIYQTHLGADLFTAPFACFNDGLIHLCYVKAGISRAALIRLFLAMEKGTHFEQECPHLTLLPVRAFRIEPLTRKGILTIDGERVEYGPIQGQVHHGVAKLITGSNRVKITTF, from the exons ATGATAACAGAAGCCGATGTCAGCTTCAACTTGATCCAGACAG AGCGACAGAATCATGCTCGAGAGCTAGTGCATGGCATCAGCTTAGCCGAGTGGGATGGCATCGTGGCCATTTCAGGAGATGGGCTTCTTCATGAG GTTATTAATGGCTTAATGGAACGGCCGGACTGGGAAGAAGCCATAAAAATGCCCCTTGGGATCCTGCCCTGTGGGTCTGGAAATGCACTTGCTGCAGCTATTAACTGCAGCGCTGG GTTTGAGCAGGTCTTGGGCCAGGAACTACTTACCAATTGCACCCTCTTGCTCTGCCACGGGGCGGTGTCCCCCTTGGACCTGGTGTCTGTTACCACCTCGTCAGGCTCCCGCTCCTTCTCCTTCCTGAGTGTTGCTTGGGGCTTCATCTCTGATGTGGACATTGAGAGCGAGAAGTACCGCCACATGGGCTCGGCCCGGTTCACCCTGGGAACAATGGTCCGCTTGGCCTCCCTTACCACTTACCGGGGCCGGCTGTCTTACTTGCCTGCTCTGGATCGCACGGCCCACCGTCCCATCTTGCGCAGCATCACCATGGCCGCCAATGGGAGCCTCCCTTTCCAGCACATGCCTCTCCACCGCACAGTCTCCGACATGGGACTCTGTGAGGAACGCCACACCTTCTGCTTTCGGGGGGTGGAGCCTGCTGATGAGCCTATCCCCTCGCCCAGCTCCCCACCTTGCTCCTCCGGCTTCCACTCTTCCAGCTTCAACTTCAAGACCCTGACAGAGCAGCTGATATCTGATGGGAAGAGGTTCCAGGGGACAAACACAGCAATGGCCACTCCCACCAATTCTTCTGCCCGGCAGAtgcgtggcccaccagatgacttcCTGGCTCCACTTGACCAGCCAGTGCCCAAGTCATGGGTGACGGTGGAGGACGATTTTGTATTAGTGCTGGCTATCTACCAGACTCACTTGGGTGCCGATTTGTTCACAGCACCCTTTGCCTGCTTTAACGATGGCCTCATCCATCTCTGTTATGTCAAGGCAGGCATCTCTCGGGCAGCTCTTATACGCCTCTTCTTGGCCATGGAGAAAGGCACTCACTTTGAGCAGGAATGTCCACACCTTACTCTCTTACCTGTCCGGGCCTTCCGCATCGAACCCCTCACCCGCAAGGGCATCCTCACCATTGATGGCGAGAGGGTGGAATATGGCCCCATCCAAGGACAAGTCCACCATGGGGTCGCCAAACTAATCACTGGAAGCAACCGGGTTAAAATCACGACCTTCTGA
- the SPHK2 gene encoding sphingosine kinase 2 isoform X2, translating to MQPSEITRSLLPRPRRLLLLLNPFGGKGNALQWCQSHILPMITEADVSFNLIQTERQNHARELVHGISLAEWDGIVAISGDGLLHEVINGLMERPDWEEAIKMPLGILPCGSGNALAAAINCSAGFEQVLGQELLTNCTLLLCHGAVSPLDLVSVTTSSGSRSFSFLSVAWGFISDVDIESEKYRHMGSARFTLGTMVRLASLTTYRGRLSYLPALDRTAHRPILRSITMAANGSLPFQHMPLHRTVSDMGLCEERHTFCFRGVEPADEPIPSPSSPPCSSGFHSSSFNFKTLTEQLISDGKRFQGTNTAMATPTNSSARQMRGPPDDFLAPLDQPVPKSWVTVEDDFVLVLAIYQTHLGADLFTAPFACFNDGLIHLCYVKAGISRAALIRLFLAMEKGTHFEQECPHLTLLPVRAFRIEPLTRKGILTIDGERVEYGPIQGQVHHGVAKLITGSNRVKITTF from the exons agATCACTCGTAGCCTCCTGCCACGTCCTCGTCGCCTGCTCCTCTTGCTCAACCCTTTTGGAGGCAAGGGAAATGCCCTGCAGTGGTGCCAGAGTCACATCCTCCCCATGATAACAGAAGCCGATGTCAGCTTCAACTTGATCCAGACAG AGCGACAGAATCATGCTCGAGAGCTAGTGCATGGCATCAGCTTAGCCGAGTGGGATGGCATCGTGGCCATTTCAGGAGATGGGCTTCTTCATGAG GTTATTAATGGCTTAATGGAACGGCCGGACTGGGAAGAAGCCATAAAAATGCCCCTTGGGATCCTGCCCTGTGGGTCTGGAAATGCACTTGCTGCAGCTATTAACTGCAGCGCTGG GTTTGAGCAGGTCTTGGGCCAGGAACTACTTACCAATTGCACCCTCTTGCTCTGCCACGGGGCGGTGTCCCCCTTGGACCTGGTGTCTGTTACCACCTCGTCAGGCTCCCGCTCCTTCTCCTTCCTGAGTGTTGCTTGGGGCTTCATCTCTGATGTGGACATTGAGAGCGAGAAGTACCGCCACATGGGCTCGGCCCGGTTCACCCTGGGAACAATGGTCCGCTTGGCCTCCCTTACCACTTACCGGGGCCGGCTGTCTTACTTGCCTGCTCTGGATCGCACGGCCCACCGTCCCATCTTGCGCAGCATCACCATGGCCGCCAATGGGAGCCTCCCTTTCCAGCACATGCCTCTCCACCGCACAGTCTCCGACATGGGACTCTGTGAGGAACGCCACACCTTCTGCTTTCGGGGGGTGGAGCCTGCTGATGAGCCTATCCCCTCGCCCAGCTCCCCACCTTGCTCCTCCGGCTTCCACTCTTCCAGCTTCAACTTCAAGACCCTGACAGAGCAGCTGATATCTGATGGGAAGAGGTTCCAGGGGACAAACACAGCAATGGCCACTCCCACCAATTCTTCTGCCCGGCAGAtgcgtggcccaccagatgacttcCTGGCTCCACTTGACCAGCCAGTGCCCAAGTCATGGGTGACGGTGGAGGACGATTTTGTATTAGTGCTGGCTATCTACCAGACTCACTTGGGTGCCGATTTGTTCACAGCACCCTTTGCCTGCTTTAACGATGGCCTCATCCATCTCTGTTATGTCAAGGCAGGCATCTCTCGGGCAGCTCTTATACGCCTCTTCTTGGCCATGGAGAAAGGCACTCACTTTGAGCAGGAATGTCCACACCTTACTCTCTTACCTGTCCGGGCCTTCCGCATCGAACCCCTCACCCGCAAGGGCATCCTCACCATTGATGGCGAGAGGGTGGAATATGGCCCCATCCAAGGACAAGTCCACCATGGGGTCGCCAAACTAATCACTGGAAGCAACCGGGTTAAAATCACGACCTTCTGA